AGCAGGCATGGCAGAAATTTACGCTAAGCTTGAGTTTTTTAACCCGGGCGGCTCGGTAAAAGATAGGATCGCTGCAAATATGATTCTTGAGATGCAAAAAGACGGCGCTTTAAAAAAGGGTGATATCATAGTAGAGCCCACAAGCGGAAATACAGGCATCGGCATAGCCATGACGGCAAGCGCGCTTGGATATGAGGTGGTGCTAACTATGCCTGAGACGATGAGTATCGAAAGGCGCAAAATTTTAGCCGCTTATGGAGCCAAACTTGTGCTAACCGAGGGTGCAAAAGGCATGAAAGGCGCGATAGAAAAGGCAAATGAGCTTACAAAACAGCCAGGATACGTGATGCTAAGCCAGTTTGAAAACGCCTATAATCCGCAAGCTCACGTAAAAACTACAGCACTTGAGATAATGAGTGATTTTAAGCAGCTTGACGCTTTTGTAGCCGGTGTCGGTACGGGCGGGACGCTAAGCGGTGTTGCTAAAGTGCTTAAAGAAAATGGCTATGATATGCAGATAATCGCAGTTGAGCCAAAGGATTCCGCCGTGATTTCCGGAAATCCGGCAGGTGCGCATAAAATTCAAGGTATAGGAGCTGGATTTATCCCTGATACACTTGATACTTCTTTAATCGACACAATAGAGCTAGTTAGTAATGAAGAGGCTTTTGAGGCGGCTAGGGCCTTGGCAAAAAGCGAGGGAATTTTGCTTGGGATCTCCGGAGGTGCCGCTCTTGCAGTAGCTATCCGCACGGCAAAAAGGCTGGGCGAGGGCAAAAAAGTGCTGTTTATCGCACCTGATAACGGTGAGAGATACCTAAGCACGGCGTTATACGAGGCTTAAAATTTGAAGATAATTGAAGAGATAAAAGAGCTCGTTTCCACTGTCGGAGAGAAAGATCCCGCCGCAAACGGATGCTGCTTTTGGGCGGTGCTTATAAATACCCCGGGCATTCATGCGGTGGTTTTTCATAGATTTTCGCATTTTTTATACGTGAAGAAATTCTTTTTTATTGCTCGATTTATCTCTCAAATTTCAAGATTTATAACGGGCATTGAGATACATCCGGGCGCAAAGATCGGCTCAAGGCTCTTTATCGATCACGGAATGGGGGTAGTTATCGGAGAAACCGCCGAGATCGGAGATGATGTTACGATGTATCATCAAGTAACTCTTGGCGGAACAGGTAAAGAAGTAGGCAAGCGTCATCCGACTATTAAAAACGGTGTTGTCATAGCAGCAGGCGCAAAGGTGCTTGGAGCTATAACAATAGGCGAAAATTCAAAAATAGGTGCAAATTCCGTCGTGCTTAAAGATGTGCCCGATAATGCAACGGTGGTCGGTATACCGGCTAGAGTAGTTAGGTTAAACGGCGAGAAAATCGAGAGCTAAAGCCCACAAACTATAAAATTTAAGCTTTTATAATATTTAGGTTAATTCTGAGCAGGTAGAGCTTAAAAATCACTCTTCAAATTTTATCACGGTTTGAGCGCTAACTGTCGGTCTTTTGAGCGTATTTGCGGTTTTGCTAAACTCTATAAGATCTTCCGTGTATCTTACTACACTTGGAGTATTTTTAACTGCGGCTTTAAAAATTTCAGCTGCGGCTATAGCGTCGTTCATCGCTCTATGATGGGTGTTTTGTATGCCTAAAACCTCTTTTAGTGCGCCAAGTCCGTATTTAAGCGAAGGGATTGTTCTTCGGGCTAGATCTATGGTGCAAATTTTGCGATTTAGCATGGTGCCAAGTCCAAATTTCTCAAAGCTGGTGCTGATAAATCCGTAGTCAAATTTCACGTTGTGCGCTACGAAAACGCACTCGGCTAAAAAAAGTCTAAATTTTTCAAGCACGCTTGCAAGGCTTGGAGCGCCTTTGAGATCCTCTACTCGTATGCCCGTAAGCGCGGAGATGTTTTCAGGTATATTGCTTGCATACACGAGAGTTTCAAATCTATCAAGCTCAATTCCGTCTTTTATTTTGATCGCGCCGATTTCTATGATCTGTCCGCTGTTTATACCGCCGCTCGTTTCTATATCTACGACGCAAAAAGTTTGATCGTCTATATTTCTTTTTCTTGTGTTTAACTCTATCTCGTTTGAGCCGTTTCGCTTAATGTCAAGCCCTAAAATTTGCCACATAACAAGGTCTCTTACGTCAAATATCGAGCTTAATTCTTCTATCTGGGTTGCTTTTGCTATGAATTCGTAGTAGCTTAAATTTTGCTTGCAGAGTAAATTTATGAGATTTTCTAGCTTTTGGTTCAAAACTCAAGCTTTAGCGCTCTTATCGCCTCCGCGTAAGAGTTTGATGAAAATATATAATTGCCCGCAACGACTATATCAACGCCAGCTTCATCGAGTTCGGCTACGTTTAGTCCCGTTACTCCTCCGTCAACTTCTATGAGGCATTTTGCATTTTTGCACTCTATCATTTCGCGTAGCTTGCGAGCTTTTTCAAGCACTGAAGGGATAAATTTCTGTCCGCCAAAGCCGGGATTTACACTCATTAAAAGCACCATATCAATCTCGTTTATGATGTATTCAAGAGTTTCAATAGGCGTGTGCGGATTTAGCGTGATAGCAGGGCTTACGCCGTTTTTTCTGATATGATCTATGAGCCTTAGCGGGTGCTTTTCTTCCTCTATATGAAAGCTTAAAAATTTAGGCTTAAGTGGCAAGAAAAGATCGGCAAAAAATGTGTTGTTTTGCACCATCAGGTGTATATCAAGAGGCTTTGTGGAAGCCTTTGCAACTGCACTTACCACAAGCGGTCCGATGGTTAAATTCGGCACAAAATGCCCATCCATCACATCAACGTGCACAAGATCGCAACCCGCTTCGCAGATCGCTTCTATCTCCGCTCTTAAATTTCCAAAATCAGCCGATAAAATACTCGGAGCAACGTACATATAAATCCTTTGTTATCTACTTAAAAATAAAGCGCCCTTTGTTCCATCACTAACAAGCTCAATAAAAGCGCCTTTGCTAACGGTATCGCCGTCTTGAATATAGTTTTCAAAAACATTTGGCATCGTAATATCTACCTTTATCTTTTTTGACTCTAATAAGGATAGAATTTTATTTCCTATTATTATCATAAAATTACCAAAAGCACTGTTTAATGATGCCTCTTTGTCATCTTGCAAAAGTATAGCGCAAGCTTTTTGTACTATACTTTTATCAAGGGAGAGTAAAATTTTAGCGTCAATATCGCCGTAAAAGCCTATGCATCCTGTTAGCGCTTTTTGATCGAAGTCAAATGTTTTAACAAAAATTTCACCGCGCTCTACTTTAATTTTTGCCATAGAGGATAAGGTGTTTATAGCTGTTTCTAAAATGATAGGCAATAATTGAACCAAATTTCTAGTGATGTTATGTGGCATCGACTCTTTCATTCCGGGACCGCCGTTTATACTTCCGTCATCATTGAAAAAATCTTCGATGTTATTATATAGTAAAATTCCCGAATCTTCCAAGTCGTTTCTAAGCGCTTCAGATGTATTTGAGCCGCTAAGTCCGCAAATCGCAATAGTGGCACCGTATTCGGCACTCGATATAGATAGTTTGGCTAAAAAGCTTACACCGTGAATATTGGCCGATCTTGCTTTTGTTGCATCGAATACGAAAAATTTAAACCCTATTTTAAGAGAGTTGTTGTGAGCCGACATGTCGAAATTTTCGGCAAAATTTGAGTCTATAAAGCCTGTAAGCTTATAAATAACGACATTATCTCTTACTTGTACGGCTATGGTTTTTTCATTTATATTGATATGTGTTAAATGAATTTTTATATTGTAGTTTTTAGCCGAGTTTTTAAACTCGTTTGCATCTTTTGCTGTATAGACTATGTAGCCTCTTCCGACAAGCTTTAGTGAAATTTGATTTTTTTGCTCTTGATTTTCGTGAAATAGGATTATCTTTTTTTCTTTGGTTGATTTTTCGGTATTTCCAAAAAATAGCATGGCTATCTCTTCACTATCAAAGAATGATAGATTTAGGCTTTGAGGAGACATCTCTCTTAACGCTTTAAATTTTGTCTCGTCATAGTCGCAAAATGCCACATTGGCATCAACTTTTTTTGCCATTTCATACATTGTCAACGAGATAGAGTTAATGCCTATTTTGTTAAAATAGACAACTTTTTTAAGTGATATTAGTATGCATTCTATTTTTTTTGAAAAGATTAACTCTTTGGTTGCCAAGTCTATCTCATATTTTGAGGCATCTCCGTCTAAAAAGCCGTGAGGATAGAATATGACTACATTATCTTTAATTTTTGGTTTCATACCCTATCGCTTTTATAAAAGTCTCAAACTCTTTAGGTGAGGCGTTACAATTAAACTCAAACATCTCTCCAAAGCCGGAATTTGCAAATTCCGGCTTTGATAGCTCGTATGATATTAGCAAATGTATATATTTGGTTATTGTTGTTTGCTCCTCTTGTTTGGATAAATTTTGAAAAATATCTACTACAATGTTGCTTAGCTGCCATTTTTCAGCTATCTTGCAACATATTTCAAATATATCAAAACCTATTTCTCTCTTTAAAATCGTATTGTAGCTAAGTCCGCTAGTTCTTAATACGTGTTTTAAATTTTCTGCGTTTTCCGAGAATATTTTTTCACATACGGATATGCTTGATGGTATTATTGTTATGGATTTAAAAATATCCTTATTATCTACCTTTATTTCTTTTAATATCTTTCCCCAATCGATCATAAAATTGGCTTGCAAATTTGCAAATTTTTGTGTGTCTAGATTGAAAATTTTCCATTTTTTAGGTGTTGTTAGTAATACGTAATAAGAGTATAAAATATCGGTAGTTCTATCTGCGCCAAGAGCGGAAAAGATTTGAGATATATCTTTGATCTCTTTTTTGAATCCAAAAATCGGCTTGTTGATGATAGAGCGCATATATTCTACTAATGCCAAATCGTTTTTGGCAATAGCAGCTGCTTTGGCTAAATCTCCGGAAGCAAGAGTATTTTCACATGATTTTAAAATAGCCGGAATCGCAGGTATTTGAGCGATTAACTCATCTATACTTTCTTGTTTTATCATTATCGTATCTATCTGCCAATTTTGTAAAAATAATCTTTTAATATTCTATCCTTTATATTCATAAAATGAGTTTAAATATTGCATATAATAATTTTAAGATAACCTATATTCTAAAATTTATTTAAGTTAATATTTTGCTTTTTTTGGATAAAATCAGCAGAAATTTTTGTTTTGAAGGAAAAATATGTCAAAAATATGCGATATCACAGGCAAAGGCCCTATGGTTGGAAACAATGTAAGCCACGCTAAAAATAGAACCAAGAGAAGATTTTTGCCAAATCTTAGAACTATTAGAGTAATGCTCGAAGATGGAACAACGAGAAGAATTAAGGTAGCCGCTTCTACGCTTAGAACCATGAGAAAGCAATCGCGTTCATAATTTGCAAGCTTTATAAATAAAGAGGGATTATGTCTTTTATAAAAAAGATCCAAAAATTCCTCAACTGGTCTAGCTTCTCTAAACCGGAAATAAATTTAAATACAGAATTATACGAACAACTTCGCCCATTTCGCCTACCGCTTATCCTAGTCGTTTTAATGATGATGGTCGGTGCTTTGGGCTATGTTGCTATAGATAATTTCAGTCTTATTGATGCTATATATCAGGCCGGAATGACCTTTACTACGGTAGGTTTTACTGAAGTTGCTCCAATTTCACCCGCCGGTCGCCTTTTTACTATCACTTTTATTCTGCTTGGATTTTGCGTTTTTACATTTTCTATCGGTATTCTAGTGGAAGTTTTAAAAAAAGGCTCTTTGATAAATATTTTAAAGGAGAGGCGAATGCTCTATAAGATCGCTAGACTCAAAAATCACTTTGTAATTTGCTATCATAGTCTATATACGATAGAACTTAGTAAGCAGTTTAGAGATAATCATATCCCTTTTGTTGTCGTTGATCCGCGCGAAGATATGCACGAGATAGCCGAAAAATATAAATATCCTTATTATATAATGTCTCAGCCTCATACTCAAATCGCACTTTTAAAAACTCATCTTTCAAGCGCCAAAGGGCTTATTACTCTTAGTCCAAATATCGCTGATAATATCGCTCTCATCGCCACTGTTAGACTGTATGAAAAAGAGATAGGTAGAAAAAAACCATATTTTATAATGACAAATTCTGATAATGATGATGATACAGAGCGCCTTAAAAAATTGGGTGCAGATAATGTCGTAAGCCCTTCCAAACTAGTAGCGCAACGTTTAAGTGCGATGAGTGTGCGCCCGGATATGGAAAATTTATTGGAGCAATTTTTATACAAAAAGGACTCCCCTATAGATATCGAAGAGATCAGTGTGCCTGATTACTCTTGGATAAGATTTAAGCGTCTTAAGGAGACCAATTTAAGAAATATTACAAATGCGGATGTTGTCGGCATAAGGGATATGAATAATAAATTTATTCCTATGCCAAGAGGAGACACCTTGATAGGTACAGGTACGAAGCTGCTTGTCATAGGCACCGCAGAATCTATACGAATGACCAAAAAAGTAGTAAAAAGCAAGCATAAGCCTGAGGAGTGTAAATATGTATGAGATAAAGCGTCTTGAAAATGGACTTGAGAATATAGATGGATTTTATTTTGGCGGGGCAAATTCGGGCTTTAAAAAAGAGGGTAATGATCTTGGATTTATAAGATCAAGTGAGCCTGTTGATATAAGTGCCGTTTTTACAAGCAATAAATTTCAAGCCGCCCCAATCAGGCATTTTTTAAAAAAGGGGCAGAATTTTAGAACAAATTTCATCTTGCTAAACTCTAAAAACGCAAATGCAATGACAGGAGAAGCGGGCATAAACGATATAGATGAAATTTTTAAAAATTTGAGTAAAAATATAAATTTAGTAAATCCCGTTATGAGCTCTACGGGAGTCATAGGATATCGCCTTAAAAAAGAAAAAATTATATCCTCGTTTGATAAATTCGATTTTGATTCAAGAGATTCCAATGGAGTTGTCGGTGCCATAATGACGACAGACAGCTTTAAAAAAGAGATAGCCGTAAGCGTGAAATTTGATGATAAAAAAGAGTTTAAAATCGCCGCTATCTGTAAGGGTGCAGGTATGATAAATCCGTCTCTTGCTACTATGCTATGTTTTATTTTAACGGATGCCAATATCTCAAAACCCGATATGGATGAGCTGTTAAAAGAGGCTTGCGAGAGTAGTTTTAATGCCGTAAGCGTAGATGGCGATACATCCACTAATGATACCGTTATGCTTTTAACCTCAAGAAAGAGCAGGGTCTATGATAAAGAGGCTTTTAAAGAGGCTTTAAAACTAATTACTAAAGAGCTGGCTTTAATGCTTGTTAAAGATGGAGAAGGAGCTACTAAGGTGGTCGAATTTAATATAAGCGGTGCACTTAATTTAAAAGAGGCGGAGCATGCCGCAAAGGCTCTTTCAAATTCACTTTTGGTTAAAACCGCTATTTTTGGTGAGGATCCAAACTGGGGTAGAATCGCATCCACCATAGGCGCAAGCGGAGTAGAGTGCGATGAAGATAGGCTTGAAATTTATTACGATGATGTCTTGGTTTATGATAAATTTCATAAAGAGCTTGATGAAAAAAGAGAAGCCGCAGCTCATCAGGTAATGAAAAAACAAAGCTATACGATAAGTTGCAATCTAAATGTCGGAGATGCACAATTTAGTGCTTACGGTTGCGATCTGGGTCATAAATACGTAAGTATTAACGCAGACTATCGCTCTTAAACCATTTATTAGAGTTAAGTTGCTAAAATTATATAAATATTTCAAGGAGGGTAGATGTTACACGAATACAGGGATATAATCACTGAGCTAAAAGTCTCAAATGCGAGATTTGCTTCGATTTTTGATAAGCATAATGATTTGGATCAAAAAATCATAGATGCCGAAGAGGGCAGAAGTCACTTGGATCACATTCGCATTGAAGAGATGAAACGCGAAAAACTAAGACTAAAAGATGAAGCCTATGCTATGATTTTGGAGTATAAAAAAGAAAAAGGACTCTAATCTACCAAACCCTGCCTTAATTGTTTAAATTTGAGGCAGGGTTTTTAAATTTTAATCTATCGATATCTTCTTAAGAATAAAAAAAACTATCATAACAGCTATTAAAAGTCCGATTGCTAGAACATATTCGTTCATCTTATTCCTTTTGATAAACTTCACTCAAAATAATTATACACAATAAAAAATAAAATTATTAAAAATATTGAGATTAAAGCTTTAATAAAATTAAATTTGTATAAAATTAATATTATTCAAAAGGATTAAATGATGAGTGATAAGGAAAGTATTTTTATCAATAGAGAGCTTAGCTGGCTACGTTTTAACTCTCGTGTTTTAGCTCAGTGCGAAAAGCCGATCCCGCCGCTTGAAAAGCTTAAATTTATAGCCATTTATATGACAAATTTAGATGAGTTTTATATGATAAGGATAGCTGGTCTTAAGCAGCTTTTTGCCGCAGGTATAGTTGCCAGTGGAAGTGATGAGATGACTCCATTAGAGCAGTTAAGGGAGATTAGAAAATATATAAAAGACGAGCTTAATCTGGTAGAAAAACACTATAAAGATGCTTTAAAGGAGCTTGGAGAGCAAAATTTATTTATAAAAAACTATAGTGAAATTTCAGAACCACTTAGAAAAAAATGCGATGACTATTTCTTCTCAAATATTCTTCCCGTAATAGTTCCAATCGCAGTAGATGCGACCCATCCGTTCCCTCACTTAAATAATCTTAGCTTTTCGCTGGCTGTTAAGCTTTCAGACAGCGAACATCCTGAGGTTTTAAAATACGGAATGATAAGAATTTCTAGAGTGTTGCCAAGATTTTATCAAGCGCAGGACAATGTCTATGTGCCTATTGAAACTATAGTCCACGAGCATGCCGAAGAAATTTTCCCGGGGTATAGACTCATTAGCTCTGCGGCGTTTAGAGTAACTAGAAATGCCGATATAATCATAGAGGAAGAAGAGGCTGATGACTTTATGATGATATTGGAGCAGGGGCTTAAACTTCGCAGAAAAGGCGCCTTTGTTCGTATGCAGATTCAAAAAGATGCTGATAACGATATAGTCGAGTTTCTAAACACTCACATGAAGATTTTTTACAAAGATATCTATGAGTACACGGTTCCACTCACGTTAAATTCGCTCTGGCAGATCGTAAGTAATAAGGAATTTTCTCATCTTGCACTTCCGCCATATACGCCTAGAACCCTATTGCCGTTTAGCGAACATATGCCTATTTTTGATGCGATAGATAAGGAAGATGTGCTTGTTTTGCACCCTTACGAGAGCTTTGATCCTGTTGTCAAATTTATAAAAGAGGCGAGCAAAGACCCTAAGGTAATTTCGATACGAATGACTCTTTACAGAGTGGATAAAAACTCACCTATAATTCAGTCTTTAATAGATGCCGCAAGTGACGGCAAGCAAGTAACTGTGATGGTAGAGCTTAAGGCTAGATTTGATGAAGAAAATAACCTTCACTGGGCTAAGGCTCTTGAGGATGCCGGCGCTCACGTGATATACGGAATCGCAGGCTTTAAGGTTCATGCCAAAGTTAGCCAAGTAATCCGTCAAGTAGGAGACAAGCTTAAGTTTTATATGCACTTTGGCACAGGTAATTATAATGGCGGTTCGGCTAAAATTTATACCGATGTGAGCTATTTTACTAGCAAAAGCGAGTTTGCTCACGATAGTACCACATTTTTTCATATCCTGTCGGGATTTTCTAAAAATCGCAGACTAAATACCCTCTCGATGTCTCCGATGCAAATTAAAGAGCGAGTCTTGGAGATGATAAAAAATGAGACCAAAAAGGGCAAAGAGGGCCAGATAATAGCCAAGATGAATGCGCTTGTAGATAGCGATATCATAAATGCTTTAAGCGAGGCTAGCGCTGCAGGGGTTAGTATAGATCTTATCGTCAGAGGAATTTGCTGCATAAGACCGGGCATAAAGGGTGTTAGCGAAAATATCCGCGTGCGCTCAATCATTGGCAAATACTTAGAGCATGCTAGAATTTTATACTTTAAGCACGCTACACCGCAGCTTTATATCTCTAGTGCGGACTGGATGCCTAGAAATTTAGAGCGTAGATTAGAGCTTATGACACCTATTTACGAGCAAAATTTACAAGATAGATTGCTAGAGTTTTTACGAATCCAACTAAGCGATAACGAGCTTGCTTTCGAGCTTCATAAAGACGGAGAGTATTATAAAACAAAGGTAAAAGAGGGCGAAAATATCATAAATTCTCAAGAGATCTTTGAGGAGTATGTAAGTAAAATTTATAAAACCACTAAAAAAGACAATGACAATGCAAAAAGAGAGCATATAGCTTCAAAACTGCTCAAAGAGAGCTAAAATTTGGGCTAAATTTGGCCCAAATTCCTTAAATTTATATCTTTCTTATCTTGGCTATCTCGTCGCGCAAAGCAGCGGCCTTTTCAAACTCAAGTTTACTAGCAGCTTCTAGCATCTGTTTTCTTAGCTCTTTTACGATTTTAGCGCACTCTGCAGCCGGCATCTTTTCTAAATTCTTATTTTTTCTATATAGTTCGCCCTCGTCCTCTATGTGAAGGCTCTCTTCGATATTTCTACTTGCGCTCTTTGGAGTGATATTATGAGCCTTATTGTACTCTTCTTGTAGTTTGCGACGAGAATTTGTAGTATCCATCGCCTCTTGCATGGATTTGGTGATCTTTTTGGCAAACATCATTACCTTGCCGTTTACGTTTCTGGCAGCTCGCCCCATTGTTTGTATTAAGCTTGTAGTAGAGCGTAAAAAGCCCTCTTTATCGGCATCCATGATAGCTATTAGGCTAACTTCCGGCAGATCAAGCCCCTCGCGAAGCAAGTTTATGCCTATTAGCATATCAAAGTCACCGCCTCTAAGCCCTCTTATTATCTCGTTTCGCTCTATTGCATCGATATCGGAGTGCATGTACTTTACTTTTATGCCAAGTTCCGTGTAATATCTGCTTAGCTCCTCCGCCATCTTTTTAGTTAGCACCGTTACTAAAACTCTTTCGTTTCTCTCTATTACTCGCTTTGCTTCGTCGAATAAAATTTCCACTTGATTATCGCTATCTTTTATTTCTATTTGCGGATCAAGAAGTCCAGTAGGGCGCAAAATTTGCTCATACACATGTCCTTTTGAGAGCTCAAGCTCAAGCTCGTTTGGAGTAGCCGATACAAATAAAAATTTAGCTCTTTTATTGATAAATTCATCAAATTTCAAAGGACGGTTATCAAGTGCGGACGGCAGACGAAACCCATACTCTACGAGCACTTCTTTACGACTTTTATCGCCCGCATACATTCCGCGAAACTGCGGCAGGCTCACGTGACTCTCATCGACTATTACTAGATAGTCCTTGCCGCTTATTTCGTAGTAGTCAAATAGGCTGTATGGCGTCTCTCCGGGAGCTTGTCCCGTTAAATGTCTAGCATAGTTTTCTACACCTTTGCACATTCCGGTAGAATTTAGCATCTCCAGATCAAATTCAACCCTTTGTTTTAGCCTCTGAGCCTCTACGAGCTTGCCTTGCTCGTTAAATTCCTTTAGTCTCTCATCTAACTCCGCTTCAATCTGCTTAATGGCGATTTTTAGCCTATCCTCCCCGACTATAAATTGACTCGTGGCGTAAAGCGTGAATTTGCCTATGCTTTTAAGCCTTTTATTGTCTAGAACGTCAAAATGATACATCTCATCTATCTCATCTCCGAAAAACTCTATCCTAAGTGCCTCGTCGTTATAATATGCAGGATATATATCGACTACATCGCCATTTACTCTAAAATCTCCTCTGTCAAAATAAGCATCGTTTCTTTTATAGCCCATATCTACGAGTTTACTAAGCAGTTTGCGTTGATTTAGAGCTTCTCCGACTTTTAGATATAGCACCATACCCTGATATTCGCTAGGATTTCCTAAGCCGTAGTTTGCCGATACCGAAGCTATCGTGATCACATCGTCAAAGCTTAATAGGCTTGCCGTAGCAGAGAGCCTAAGCCGCTCAAGCTCCTCATTTACTGAACTATCTTTCTCTATATACAGGTCGCTTCTTGGTATGTATGCCTCAGGCTGATAGTAATCATAGTAGCTTATAAAATACTCCACGTGATTATTTGGGAAAAAGCCCTTAAATT
The Campylobacter sp. RM16189 genome window above contains:
- the cysK gene encoding cysteine synthase A translates to MIYENIIQTIGKTPIVKLNSLKQAGMAEIYAKLEFFNPGGSVKDRIAANMILEMQKDGALKKGDIIVEPTSGNTGIGIAMTASALGYEVVLTMPETMSIERRKILAAYGAKLVLTEGAKGMKGAIEKANELTKQPGYVMLSQFENAYNPQAHVKTTALEIMSDFKQLDAFVAGVGTGGTLSGVAKVLKENGYDMQIIAVEPKDSAVISGNPAGAHKIQGIGAGFIPDTLDTSLIDTIELVSNEEAFEAARALAKSEGILLGISGGAALAVAIRTAKRLGEGKKVLFIAPDNGERYLSTALYEA
- the epsC gene encoding serine O-acetyltransferase EpsC, coding for MIEEIKELVSTVGEKDPAANGCCFWAVLINTPGIHAVVFHRFSHFLYVKKFFFIARFISQISRFITGIEIHPGAKIGSRLFIDHGMGVVIGETAEIGDDVTMYHQVTLGGTGKEVGKRHPTIKNGVVIAAGAKVLGAITIGENSKIGANSVVLKDVPDNATVVGIPARVVRLNGEKIES
- a CDS encoding 3'-5' exonuclease, producing MNQKLENLINLLCKQNLSYYEFIAKATQIEELSSIFDVRDLVMWQILGLDIKRNGSNEIELNTRKRNIDDQTFCVVDIETSGGINSGQIIEIGAIKIKDGIELDRFETLVYASNIPENISALTGIRVEDLKGAPSLASVLEKFRLFLAECVFVAHNVKFDYGFISTSFEKFGLGTMLNRKICTIDLARRTIPSLKYGLGALKEVLGIQNTHHRAMNDAIAAAEIFKAAVKNTPSVVRYTEDLIEFSKTANTLKRPTVSAQTVIKFEE
- the rpe gene encoding ribulose-phosphate 3-epimerase, which produces MYVAPSILSADFGNLRAEIEAICEAGCDLVHVDVMDGHFVPNLTIGPLVVSAVAKASTKPLDIHLMVQNNTFFADLFLPLKPKFLSFHIEEEKHPLRLIDHIRKNGVSPAITLNPHTPIETLEYIINEIDMVLLMSVNPGFGGQKFIPSVLEKARKLREMIECKNAKCLIEVDGGVTGLNVAELDEAGVDIVVAGNYIFSSNSYAEAIRALKLEF
- a CDS encoding sulfate transporter, which produces MKPKIKDNVVIFYPHGFLDGDASKYEIDLATKELIFSKKIECILISLKKVVYFNKIGINSISLTMYEMAKKVDANVAFCDYDETKFKALREMSPQSLNLSFFDSEEIAMLFFGNTEKSTKEKKIILFHENQEQKNQISLKLVGRGYIVYTAKDANEFKNSAKNYNIKIHLTHININEKTIAVQVRDNVVIYKLTGFIDSNFAENFDMSAHNNSLKIGFKFFVFDATKARSANIHGVSFLAKLSISSAEYGATIAICGLSGSNTSEALRNDLEDSGILLYNNIEDFFNDDGSINGGPGMKESMPHNITRNLVQLLPIILETAINTLSSMAKIKVERGEIFVKTFDFDQKALTGCIGFYGDIDAKILLSLDKSIVQKACAILLQDDKEASLNSAFGNFMIIIGNKILSLLESKKIKVDITMPNVFENYIQDGDTVSKGAFIELVSDGTKGALFLSR
- a CDS encoding HDOD domain-containing protein, which produces MIKQESIDELIAQIPAIPAILKSCENTLASGDLAKAAAIAKNDLALVEYMRSIINKPIFGFKKEIKDISQIFSALGADRTTDILYSYYVLLTTPKKWKIFNLDTQKFANLQANFMIDWGKILKEIKVDNKDIFKSITIIPSSISVCEKIFSENAENLKHVLRTSGLSYNTILKREIGFDIFEICCKIAEKWQLSNIVVDIFQNLSKQEEQTTITKYIHLLISYELSKPEFANSGFGEMFEFNCNASPKEFETFIKAIGYETKN
- the rpmB gene encoding 50S ribosomal protein L28; protein product: MSKICDITGKGPMVGNNVSHAKNRTKRRFLPNLRTIRVMLEDGTTRRIKVAASTLRTMRKQSRS
- a CDS encoding NAD-binding protein — encoded protein: MSFIKKIQKFLNWSSFSKPEINLNTELYEQLRPFRLPLILVVLMMMVGALGYVAIDNFSLIDAIYQAGMTFTTVGFTEVAPISPAGRLFTITFILLGFCVFTFSIGILVEVLKKGSLINILKERRMLYKIARLKNHFVICYHSLYTIELSKQFRDNHIPFVVVDPREDMHEIAEKYKYPYYIMSQPHTQIALLKTHLSSAKGLITLSPNIADNIALIATVRLYEKEIGRKKPYFIMTNSDNDDDTERLKKLGADNVVSPSKLVAQRLSAMSVRPDMENLLEQFLYKKDSPIDIEEISVPDYSWIRFKRLKETNLRNITNADVVGIRDMNNKFIPMPRGDTLIGTGTKLLVIGTAESIRMTKKVVKSKHKPEECKYV
- the argJ gene encoding bifunctional glutamate N-acetyltransferase/amino-acid acetyltransferase ArgJ, which codes for MYEIKRLENGLENIDGFYFGGANSGFKKEGNDLGFIRSSEPVDISAVFTSNKFQAAPIRHFLKKGQNFRTNFILLNSKNANAMTGEAGINDIDEIFKNLSKNINLVNPVMSSTGVIGYRLKKEKIISSFDKFDFDSRDSNGVVGAIMTTDSFKKEIAVSVKFDDKKEFKIAAICKGAGMINPSLATMLCFILTDANISKPDMDELLKEACESSFNAVSVDGDTSTNDTVMLLTSRKSRVYDKEAFKEALKLITKELALMLVKDGEGATKVVEFNISGALNLKEAEHAAKALSNSLLVKTAIFGEDPNWGRIASTIGASGVECDEDRLEIYYDDVLVYDKFHKELDEKREAAAHQVMKKQSYTISCNLNVGDAQFSAYGCDLGHKYVSINADYRS
- a CDS encoding YdcH family protein, translating into MLHEYRDIITELKVSNARFASIFDKHNDLDQKIIDAEEGRSHLDHIRIEEMKREKLRLKDEAYAMILEYKKEKGL